From a region of the Solanum stenotomum isolate F172 chromosome 2, ASM1918654v1, whole genome shotgun sequence genome:
- the LOC125857082 gene encoding uncharacterized protein LOC125857082, with translation MPPEPLPWDRKDFFKERKHDRWREPTPHHHYTSSRWNPDYRSRGTSGHGGKQGSYHMCPEEPGHGFMTSRSNDKIVEDESSRPSRGDGGKYGRNSRENRSFGQRDWRGGHSWEAASPSGSARQNDATNDQRSMDVVVSHSLSHPHSEHVNTCDQSHSREQHNKSGSINGTASAGQRFERESSLGSIEWRPLKWTRSGSLSSRGSLSHSGSSKSMGVDSNETKPELQLGNSKAVQSLTGDATACVTSAAPSEETTSRKKPRLGWGEGLAKYEKKKVEGPEDNAVKVGASISGDSAEPGHSQPLNLADRSPRVAVFPDCPSPATPSSVACSSSPGLEDKQLVKATNIDQDVGNLCGSPSVVSQYYSEGSGFNLENWDLAQISNLNSSINELLQSEDPNSVDSGFMRSTAVNKLIVWKSDITKALEKTEVEIDSLENELKTLISGPENNQLVPSASCSPPKDCYANSHEDQGATSNTASRPAPLLVDIPDDLMGEEEANIHGNEPTEVKVEDIDSPGSATSKFVQLPSEKSVEPVNAMRHGGMLISDDSKSRRLNVNMCSFTEEKAKSRSSDVKLCNFNEEKARDTIACWESSQPTANYSHSASNGSSNCGKDALYNLVIAANKDSAERAFEVFKNLLPASKCSFDFSRAVRGSSLQIDPAVKERFVKRKQFQQFKEKIIALKFRVHQHLWKEDIRMLSIRKFRAKSQKKFDFSLRPVQIGHQKHRSTIRSRFSATVGSLSLVPSSEILNFASRLLSELGAKVYRNTLRMPALILDQKERTMSRFISKNSLVADPCAVEEERGLINPWTPEEREIFIDKLATFRKDFRKIASFLDHKTTADCIEFYYKNHKSDCFERTRRKPDYSKQAKVCSANTYLVASSGKRWSREANSVSLDILGAASAIAANVEDSIEIQPKGMSKYSVRMANELERSNSLDVCHSERETVAADVLAGICGSLSSEAMSSCITSSVDPGEGNQEWKHLKVGLSTRLPRTPEVTQSVDDETCSDESCGEMDPTDWSDEEKSTFVQAVSAYGKDFVMVSRCVGTRSRDQCKIFFSKARKCLGLDKILPGSGNLERLNVNGGSDPDACVMETKLLCNEKSSLMLENVSDLCMDAGILKPDLTSSDDKDEAGELDSVDTELVSKNSVQVNCHVDKQEVEFNRDCEIQIGVCIGSGQGDENMVTVSREGVEIDGDASEIGLPYIPCEVSAKHLGEEIRGVVSSPEHVLKNRKAEITEVGRSNCSLEERKPNVVLFGNSSRLAAARGGGLCPLNGSRNMTQLESDSECKLDVNYLESNISFQRKQMSEASNADKLSELELENVGDKQCENATQSAEQPLSSTSRLAQVESCQILGSYLLGESALTENGDPGCRASAALQEIQKVGRNLQFDTFSTTGCFLQKCSGTNRGGCSVSDLIPNREQTGSSSSIVEKPCRNGDVKLFGQILSKPCPKANPSSNAERSDGSNQKLKVGSDSFSASHSLEGNSATAKFERNNFLGSENHPVRSFGFWDGNRIQTGFSSLPDSAILLAKYPAAFGNYAIASTKMEQPSLHGVVKTAERNLNSPPVFAARDSSSNNGVAGSDYQVYRNRDVQPFTIEMKQRQDAVLSEMQRRNGFDVVAGMQQQARGVVVGRGGILQCTGVVSDPVAAIKMHYAKAEQFSGQAGSIMREDDSWRSKGDVSR, from the exons GTCATGGTGGTAAGCAGGGTAGTTATCACATGTGTCCTGAAGAACCCGGACATGGTTTCATGACTTCTCGTTCGAATGATAAGATTGTTGAAGATGAGAGCAGTCGGCCATCTCGTGGTGATGGTGGGAAGTATGGAAGAAATAGCAGGGAAAATAGGTCCTTTGGTCAGAGGGACTGGAGAGGTGGTCACTCTTGGGAAGCTGCATCCCCCAGTGGTTCTGCAAGACAGAACGATGCTACAAATGATCAGAGGTCAATGGATGTTGTGGTGTCTCACAGTCTTTCCCATCCTCATTCTGAGCATGTTAACACATGTGATCAATCTCACTCTAGAGAGCAGCACAATAAGAGTGGTAGTATAAACGGAACAGCAAGCGCAGGGCAAAGATTTGAGAGGGAGAGCTCACTGGGGTCAATCGAATGGAGGCCATTGAAATGGACTCGGTCTGGAAGCTTATCGTCAAGGGGATCATTAAGTCATTCTGGTAGCTCAAAAAGCATGGGAGTGGATTCTAATGAGACAAAGCCTGAGTTGCAGCTTGGAAACTCAAAAGCAGTTCAATCTCTTACAGGGGATGCAACTGCTTGTGTAACTTCTGCTGCCCCCTCTGAAGAGACAACTTCCAGGAAGAAACCGCGTCTGGGTTGGGGAGAAGGACTGGCCAAGTAtgagaagaagaaagttgaagGTCCTGAGGATAATGCTGTAAAGGTGGGAGCTTCTATATCCGGTGATAGTGCGGAACCTGGTCATTCTCAGCCCTTGAACCTGGCAGATAGAAGCCCAAGAGTTgctgtttttccagattgtcCCTCTCCTGCCACACCTTCGTCGGTTGCTTGTAGTTCTTCACCAG GTCTTGAGGATAAACAACTAGTCAAGGCAACAAACATTGATCAGGATGTTGGTAATTTATGTGGCTCACCCAGTGTTGTCTCCCAGTATTACTCTGAGGGATCAGGTTTTAACTTAGAGAATTGGGATCTTGCTCAAATTTCCAATTTGAACTCTTCAATCAATGAATTGCTACAATCAGAGGACCCAAATTCTGTGGACTCTGGTTTTATGAGATCAACTGCAGTTAACAAGTTGATAGTGTGGAAGAGTGATATTACTAAGGCCCTGGAAAAAACTGAAGTTGAGATTGATTCACTTGAGAATGAACTGAAGACATTGATCTCTGGACCTGAAAATAACCAGCTTGTTCCATCTGCTTCCTGTTCTCCACCAAAAGATTGCTATGCAAATTCTCATGAAGATCAAGGCGCTACTTCTAATACAGCTTCTAGACCTGCTCCTTTGCTAGTTGATATACCGGATGATTTGATGGGAGAGGAAGAGGCTAATATACATGGTAATGAGCCGACCGAGGTGAAAGTAGAGGACATTGATAGCCCTGGTAGTGCAACTTCAAAGTTTGTTCAATTGCCCTCGGAGAAAAGTGTGGAACCTGTTAATGCCATGAGACATGGTGGAATGTTGATTTCAGATGACAGTAAGTCTAGAAGATTGAATGTCAACATGTGCAGTTTCACTGAGGAGAAGGCTAAGTCTAGAAGTTCAGATGTAAAGCTATGCAACTTCAACGAGGAAAAAGCAAGGGACACAATTGCTTGCTGGGAGAGCTCCCAGCCAACTGCAAATTATTCTCATTCCGCTTCTAATGGCAGTTCGAATTGTGGAAAAGATGCTTTATATAATTTGGTAATAGCTGCCAACAAAGATTCTGCAGAAAGAGCATTTGAAGTATTTAAGAACCTACTGCCTGCCAGCAAATGCAGTTTTGATTTTTCAAGAGCAGTCAGAGGCTCTTCGTTGCAAATTGATCCTGCGGTTAAGGAAAGATTTGTAAAGAGGAAGCAGTTTCAACAGTTCAAAGAAAAGATAATTGCCTTAAAGTTTAGGGTACATCAGCACCTTTGGAAGGAAGATATTCGCATGCTTTCCATTAGGAAGTTTCGTGCGAAGTCTCAGAAAAAGTTTGACTTCAGTCTGCGCCCTGTGCAGATAGGACATCAAAAACACCGTTCCACAATTCGTTCACGATTTTCTGCTACTG TTGGAAGCTTAAGTCTGGTACCGTCATCTGAAATATTGAACTTTGCAAGCAGGCTACTCTCAGAACTTGGGGCAAAGGTCTACAGGAACACATTAAGGATGCCTGCTTTAATTTTAGATCAGAAGGAGAGGACAATGTCAAGGTTCATTTCAAAGAACAGTCTGGTGGCAGATCCCTGTGCTGTCGAGGAAGAAAGGGGTCTGATCAATCCGTGGACCCCTGAGGAGAGAGAAATCTTTATTGACAAGCTTGCTACCTTTAGGAAAGACTTCAGGAAGATAGCTTCTTTTCTTGATCACAAAACAACTGCTGACTGCATTGAGTTCTATTACAAGAATCACAAATCAGATTGTTTTGAGAGAACAAGGAGGAAACCAGATTACTCTAAACAAGCAAAAGTTTGTTCAGCAAATACCTACCTTGTTGCTTCTTCTGGGAAAAGATGGAGCCGTGAAGCTAATTCTGTTTCTCTCGATATCTTAGGTGCTGCATCAGCAATTGCAGCTAATGTGGAGGATAGTATTGAAATTCAGCCAAAGGGTATGTCAAAGTACAGTGTTCGAATGGCCAATGAGTTGGAGAGGTCAAACAGTCTTGATGTATGTCATAGTGAAAGAGAAACAGTGGCTGCTGATGTTTTGGCTGGTATCTGTGGATCCTTATCATCAGAAGCTATGAGTTCTTGCATTACGAGTTCAGTTGATCCTGGTGAAGGGAACCAGGAATGGAAGCACCTGAAAGTGGGTTTGTCGACCAGATTGCCCCGGACTCCTGAGGTTACCCAGAGTGTTGATGATGAAACCTGTTCAGATGAGAGCTGTGGGGAGATGGATCCTACTGATTGGTCAGATGAAGAGAAATCAACCTTCGTCCAAGCTGTGTCAGCTTATGGAAAGGATTTTGTTATGGTCTCAAGATGTGTTGGAACGAGATCCCGTGATCAGTGCAAGATCTTCTTTAGCAAGGCTAGGAAGTGTCTTGGATTAGATAAGATTCTTCCTGGATCTGGCAATTTGGAGAGGCTTAATGTTAATGGTGGAAGTGATCCTGATGCTTGTGTTATGGAGACTAAGCTGTTGTGTAATGAAAAATCAAGTTTGATGTTGGAAAATGTATCTGATTTATGTATGGATGCAGGGATTTTAAAGCCTGATTTGACCAGTTCTGATGACAAAGACGAGGCTGGAGAACTGGATTCTGTAGATACTGAACTTGTGTCTAAGAATTCAGTTCAGGTAAACTGTCATGTAGATAAGCAAGAGGTGGAGTTTAACAGGGACTGTGAGATTCAGATTGGTGTTTGTATTGGAAGTGGTCAAGGGGATGAGAATATGGTTACTGTTTCTCGGGAAGGTGTTGAAATTGATGGAGATGCCTCAGAGATTGGCCTGCCTTACATACCGTGTGAAGTTTCTGCCAAGCATTTAGGGGAAGAAATCAGGGGAGTAGTTTCTTCGCCTGAAcatgttttgaaaaatagaaaagcAGAAATAACTGAAGTCGGTAGGTCAAACTGCTCTTTGGAAGAAAGAAAGCCCAATGTGGTGTTGTTTGGGAATAGTTCTCGCCTTGCTGCTGCTAGGGGAGGGGGATTATGTCCTCTTAATGGATCCCGGAATATGACTCAGTTAGAATCTGATTCTGAGTGTAAGCTAGATGTGAATTACTTGGAAAGCAATATTTCATTTCAGAGGAAACAGATGTCTGAAGCTTCTAATGCTGATAAATTATCAGAGCTGGAACTTGAGAATGTTGGTGATAAGCAGTGTGAGAATGCTACTCAGTCAGCTGAGCAGCCCTTGTCGAGCACTTCACGGCTAGCCCAGGTTGAATCCTGCCAGATTCTTGGCAGCTATTTATTGGGAGAGTCTGCTCTCACGGAGAATGGAGATCCGGGCTGCAGAGCGTCGGCTGCATTGCAAGAGATCCAGAAGGTGGGTAGGAATCTACAATTCGATACATTTTCTACAACTGGTTGCTTTCTCCAGAAGTGCAGTGGTACAAATCGCGGTGGTTGTTCCGTTTCTGATCTGATTCCCAATCGAGAACAGACAGGAAGTAGTTCATCAATTGTGGAGAAACCTTGTAGGAATGGCGATGTGAAATTGTTCGGACAGATTCTCAGTAAACCATGCCCCAAGGCAAATCCCAGTTCTAATGCAGAGCGGAGTGATGGTAGCAACCAGAAGTTGAAAGTTGGTAGCGATTCCTTTAGTGCAAGTCATAGTTTAGAAGGCAATTCAGCCACTGCAAAATTCGAGCGAAATAACTTCCTGGGTTCTGAGAATCATCCAGTGAGGAGTTTTGGTTTTTGGGATGGGAATAGAATACAGACAGGGTTTTCTTCGTTGCCCGATTCTGCTATCCTGCTGGCTAAATATCCTGCGGCATTTGGTAATTATGCGATAGCTTCCACCAAAATGGAGCAGCCTAGTTTGCATGGGGTTGTGAAGACCGCTGAGCGGAATCTGAACAGTCCCCCTGTGTTTGCAGCAAGAGATTCAAGTAGCAACAATGGAGTAGCAGGATCAGATTATCAAGTGTACAGAAATCGAGATGTGCAGCCTTTTACTATAGAGATGAAACAGAGGCAAGATGCGGTGTTGTCTGAGATGCAAAGAAGAAATGGGTTTGATGTTGTGGCTGGTATGCAACAACAAGCAAGGGGGGTGGTTGTTGGAAGAGGAGGGATTCTGCAGTGCACTGGTGTTGTGTCAGATCCGGTGGCTGCCATAAAAATGCATTATGCGAAAGCTGAACAATTTAGTGGGCAGGCGGGAAGCATCATGAGAGAGGATGATTCTTGGAGAAGTAAAGGGGATGTGAGCAGGTAG